The following are from one region of the Prochlorococcus marinus str. SB genome:
- the glmM gene encoding phosphoglucosamine mutase has product MQSIFGTDGIRGRFNVEITYSLAYKVAYALGSSLENKSPIIIGRDTRISGNILLQAIVQGIKDSGKKFINLGICPTPAIPFLIKQEKLSSGIMISASHNPPEYNGIKIFDHNGQKISKYFEKKIQKLIEESNYNISVPSEVIPRNTNKDLIDIYIKSLIQTMGGENLSGLKIILDTCHGSAATCAKKIFQSLGADVKVINNSQNGLKINMNCGSTNLEPLKKALRESPADIGFSFDGDADRVIGIDSKGNVLDGDHILFLWGRELMEQKILTNNLLISTQMANLGFEKAWEKIGGILYRTDVGDKNVHDAIKEKEAVLGGEQSGHILSKINNFSGDGILTALQISKFCKKKNINLNDWLKSSFKPYPQKLTNINLDFNFNKLNPETKSLIDQTIEFFQKIYSDNCRVYIRPSGTEPVMRVLVEAKNHKKVHSVSNEITNKLFLEINKITN; this is encoded by the coding sequence TGGAATAAGAGGTAGATTTAATGTAGAGATAACCTATTCACTAGCCTACAAAGTAGCATATGCTCTAGGTTCGAGCTTAGAGAATAAAAGTCCAATAATAATTGGAAGAGATACAAGAATTAGTGGAAATATTCTTCTTCAGGCAATAGTTCAAGGTATAAAGGATAGTGGCAAAAAATTTATAAATCTTGGTATCTGCCCTACCCCAGCTATACCTTTTTTAATCAAACAAGAAAAACTGAGTAGTGGGATCATGATATCTGCAAGTCATAATCCGCCAGAATATAATGGCATAAAAATTTTTGATCATAATGGTCAAAAAATTTCTAAATATTTTGAAAAAAAAATTCAGAAATTAATTGAAGAGTCAAATTACAATATCTCAGTCCCTTCAGAAGTGATTCCCCGAAATACAAATAAAGATCTTATCGATATTTATATCAAAAGCCTAATCCAAACAATGGGTGGAGAAAATCTAAGCGGGTTGAAAATAATATTAGACACATGCCATGGATCAGCGGCAACCTGCGCAAAAAAAATTTTTCAGTCTCTTGGTGCTGATGTAAAAGTTATCAATAACTCTCAAAATGGGTTGAAAATTAATATGAATTGTGGTTCTACCAACCTCGAACCATTAAAAAAAGCATTAAGAGAGAGTCCTGCAGATATTGGTTTTAGCTTCGATGGGGATGCCGATAGAGTAATTGGAATAGATTCAAAAGGAAATGTTTTAGATGGAGATCACATTCTTTTTCTTTGGGGTAGAGAACTTATGGAACAAAAAATTCTCACAAATAATTTACTAATATCAACGCAAATGGCAAACTTAGGTTTTGAAAAGGCTTGGGAGAAAATTGGAGGAATTTTATATAGAACTGATGTAGGAGATAAAAATGTGCATGATGCAATTAAGGAAAAGGAAGCAGTTTTAGGAGGTGAGCAGTCAGGTCATATACTTTCAAAAATTAACAACTTTTCTGGAGATGGGATATTGACTGCACTTCAAATTTCTAAATTTTGTAAAAAGAAAAATATTAATCTAAATGATTGGCTTAAAAGTAGTTTCAAACCTTATCCTCAAAAACTAACTAATATCAATCTAGATTTTAATTTTAATAAATTAAATCCAGAAACTAAAAGCTTGATTGATCAAACTATAGAGTTTTTTCAGAAAATATATTCGGATAATTGCAGAGTTTATATTAGGCCTAGCGGCACAGAACCCGTTATGAGAGTTCTAGTTGAGGCCAAAAATCATAAGAAAGTTCATTCTGTATCAAACGAAATAACAAACAAACTCTTTTTAGAAATTAATAAAATAACAAATTAA
- the trmB gene encoding tRNA (guanosine(46)-N7)-methyltransferase TrmB, producing MRQHVNPLSSNFNQIERIPSLSEMFGDSKSNLHLDIGCAAGEFLFDLALVNTNWNYLGIEIREKLVKNAKLKAIEREIKNLYFIFGNANNILNDVQSKFIIKNLKSLSFNFPDPWFKKRHYKRRIIQPEFINILSNSLQKGTLIFIKTDVKDLFDYMDYTILSNFYFKTIDKKDFNYSESFNPNKVKTNREKYVIFNQLDIFERIYIKI from the coding sequence ATGAGACAGCATGTTAATCCTCTTAGTAGTAATTTCAATCAAATTGAGAGAATACCTTCTTTGAGTGAAATGTTTGGCGATTCTAAATCGAATCTTCATTTGGATATAGGTTGTGCTGCTGGTGAGTTTCTATTTGATTTGGCTTTAGTTAATACCAATTGGAATTATTTAGGAATTGAAATCCGTGAGAAATTAGTCAAAAATGCTAAATTAAAAGCGATTGAAAGAGAAATTAAAAATCTATATTTTATATTTGGTAATGCTAATAATATTTTGAATGATGTCCAAAGTAAATTTATTATTAAAAATCTAAAAAGTCTTTCTTTTAATTTTCCTGATCCATGGTTTAAAAAGAGACATTATAAAAGGCGTATAATTCAGCCAGAATTTATTAACATTCTCTCAAATTCATTGCAAAAAGGGACACTAATTTTTATAAAAACGGATGTAAAGGATTTATTTGATTATATGGATTACACTATATTAAGTAATTTTTATTTTAAAACAATAGATAAAAAAGATTTTAATTATTCCGAAAGTTTTAATCCAAATAAAGTTAAAACAAATCGGGAAAAATATGTAATTTTTAATCAACTTGATATTTTTGAAAGGATTTATATAAAAATTTAA
- a CDS encoding DUF3177 family protein — translation MNAINQLSIWLSFQLSVIFLIGIPITLSFWSIKKRNKAVFKLLSIYWKVSLLFFISLLLLIGKYNYALVITNISTLLITVSVWFWNDINDELREYDFSHSLTTTTKIWRWTITFISLNFFIQTLLNFNCFSFINSDACAIWLQPSSNLYFIIKNLFNFFFGANFTLPISKFLGLFSLLIYILGLIQWSIIKLPKNGRNSCFSENGKN, via the coding sequence TTGAACGCTATTAATCAACTTTCTATTTGGCTATCCTTTCAACTTTCAGTAATTTTCCTTATTGGTATTCCTATTACTCTATCCTTTTGGTCAATTAAAAAAAGAAATAAAGCAGTTTTTAAACTTCTATCAATTTATTGGAAAGTATCCCTTTTATTTTTTATAAGCCTTCTACTTTTAATAGGAAAGTATAATTATGCTCTTGTGATAACGAACATTTCAACATTATTAATAACAGTTTCAGTTTGGTTTTGGAACGATATTAATGATGAATTAAGAGAATATGATTTTTCTCACTCCCTTACCACAACGACAAAAATATGGAGATGGACGATAACTTTTATATCTCTCAATTTCTTTATTCAGACTTTACTAAACTTCAACTGTTTTTCTTTTATTAATTCCGATGCGTGTGCAATATGGCTCCAGCCTTCTTCAAATCTATATTTTATTATAAAAAATTTATTTAATTTTTTCTTTGGAGCTAACTTTACCCTGCCGATATCAAAATTCTTAGGATTATTTTCATTATTAATCTATATTTTAGGCCTTATCCAATGGTCAATAATCAAATTACCTAAAAATGGAAGAAACTCCTGCTTCTCAGAAAATGGCAAAAATTAA
- the ileS gene encoding isoleucine--tRNA ligase produces MKSQDSKEQKSDFSYKETLNLLKTDFSMRANSVLREPEIQDFWANNDIDFQLGSSNSGEIFTLHDGPPYANGALHMGHALNKVLKDIINKYKTLKGFKVHFVPGWDCHGLPIELKVLQNLKSDERKNLDTLNLRKKATDYAHIQINNQKEGFKRWGIWGDWNNPYLTLKKSYESAQIGVFGKMFLNGYIYRGLKPVHWSPSSRTALAEAELEYPDEHYSKSIYVSLKITQVPDKVLLKFCQDNPNIKKDFLLVNSFITIWTTTPWTIPANEAVAVNPKISYVFAIDEEKRIYLFAKDLSSELSKKFNKDFKVLLEVKGSKLENIEYQHPSKNKNCRIVIGGDYITTESGTGIVHTAPGHGIDDFNVGQKYDLPITCVVDEKGNLNEYSGQFKGSNVLKDANNLIIEHLKGNNLLLLQENYKHRYPYDWRTKKPTIFRATEQWFASVNGFRSSALKAIEEVEWMPATGKKRIYSMVVGRGDWCISRQRSWGVPIPVFYKKNGNDILLNKEIINHIQELFSEHGADIWWNWDVKNLLPENYAKESDLWKKGTDTMDVWFDSGSSWAAVCELRSELKYPADLYLEGSDQHRGWFQSSLLTSVAVNNKPPYKKVLTHGFALDENGRKMSKSLGNVVDPNIIINGGNNKKIDPAYGADVLRLWVSSVDYSVDVPIGSNILKQLSDVYRKVRNTARYLLGNIHDYDPKIDNFEIDQLPLLDQWMLGRLVEVTDQISNAYENYEFSKFFQILQSFCVVDLSNFYLDIAKDRLYVSSKSQFRRRSCQFVMSKVVENLAVLISPVLCHMAEDIWQNIPYSTEEKSVFQRGWPIFSQSWKNQMLNEHIANLRNLRVEINKAIEGCRNKQIIGAALETEVNYLPEDKVVEDSLTWLKEFGNQDVDVFRDWLIVSNFQVVSDLVENSLIIDNNVLGKIQIMKAQGQKCDRCWHYQKETFNGIQNTKLCKRCSNIINFEFT; encoded by the coding sequence ATGAAATCTCAAGATAGCAAAGAACAAAAATCAGACTTTTCTTACAAAGAGACTTTAAATTTATTAAAAACTGACTTCTCAATGCGTGCTAACTCAGTTTTAAGAGAACCCGAGATTCAGGATTTTTGGGCTAACAATGATATTGATTTCCAACTAGGTTCAAGCAATTCAGGCGAAATATTCACATTACATGATGGCCCTCCTTATGCAAATGGAGCGCTTCATATGGGTCATGCCCTCAATAAAGTTTTAAAAGACATAATAAATAAGTACAAAACCTTAAAAGGATTTAAGGTTCATTTCGTACCTGGTTGGGACTGTCATGGATTACCTATAGAATTAAAAGTTCTTCAAAATTTAAAATCTGATGAAAGAAAGAATCTTGACACTTTAAATTTAAGAAAAAAAGCAACTGATTATGCCCACATCCAAATTAATAATCAAAAGGAGGGTTTCAAAAGGTGGGGCATATGGGGAGATTGGAATAACCCTTACTTAACTCTTAAGAAAAGTTATGAATCCGCTCAGATTGGGGTATTCGGAAAAATGTTTTTAAATGGCTACATATATCGAGGTCTGAAACCTGTGCATTGGAGTCCAAGTTCAAGGACTGCACTCGCAGAAGCAGAATTAGAATACCCAGATGAGCATTATTCAAAAAGTATTTATGTTTCATTAAAAATCACTCAAGTTCCTGATAAGGTTCTGTTGAAATTCTGTCAAGACAATCCCAATATCAAAAAGGATTTTTTACTAGTTAATTCTTTTATAACTATTTGGACGACAACACCCTGGACTATACCTGCGAATGAAGCAGTCGCAGTAAATCCAAAAATAAGCTACGTTTTTGCTATCGATGAAGAGAAACGAATTTACCTTTTTGCAAAAGATTTATCTTCTGAACTAAGTAAGAAATTTAATAAAGATTTCAAGGTGCTTTTAGAGGTTAAGGGTTCCAAATTGGAAAATATTGAATATCAACATCCCTCTAAGAATAAAAATTGCAGAATTGTAATTGGAGGGGATTATATTACTACAGAATCAGGCACTGGAATTGTTCATACTGCGCCTGGTCATGGGATAGATGATTTTAATGTGGGTCAAAAATATGATTTACCAATAACATGTGTTGTTGATGAAAAAGGTAACTTAAATGAATATTCTGGTCAATTCAAAGGATCAAATGTCTTGAAAGATGCAAATAATTTAATTATTGAACATTTAAAAGGAAATAATTTGCTTCTATTACAAGAAAATTATAAACATAGATATCCTTATGATTGGAGAACCAAGAAACCAACTATTTTTAGGGCAACAGAACAATGGTTTGCATCTGTAAATGGCTTTAGATCATCGGCATTAAAGGCAATCGAAGAGGTTGAATGGATGCCAGCAACTGGAAAGAAAAGGATTTATTCTATGGTTGTTGGCAGAGGAGATTGGTGTATTTCTAGACAAAGGTCATGGGGAGTCCCAATTCCAGTTTTCTATAAAAAAAATGGTAATGATATTCTGCTTAACAAAGAGATTATTAATCATATTCAAGAACTTTTTAGTGAACATGGAGCAGATATTTGGTGGAATTGGGATGTTAAGAATCTATTGCCAGAAAATTATGCAAAAGAATCTGATCTTTGGAAAAAAGGAACAGATACGATGGATGTTTGGTTCGATTCAGGATCTAGCTGGGCCGCAGTATGTGAACTTAGAAGTGAATTAAAGTATCCAGCAGATCTTTATTTAGAGGGCTCAGATCAACATCGAGGTTGGTTTCAGTCTTCTTTGTTAACATCTGTTGCAGTCAATAATAAACCTCCATATAAGAAGGTTTTAACTCATGGTTTTGCACTTGATGAAAACGGAAGAAAAATGAGCAAATCTCTAGGAAATGTTGTTGATCCAAATATAATTATTAATGGGGGTAATAATAAAAAAATTGATCCCGCTTATGGCGCTGATGTTTTAAGGCTATGGGTAAGCTCTGTAGATTATTCAGTAGATGTTCCAATTGGTTCCAATATACTCAAGCAACTTTCAGACGTTTATAGAAAAGTTCGTAATACTGCAAGATATCTTCTAGGTAATATTCATGATTATGATCCTAAAATTGATAATTTTGAAATTGATCAATTGCCTCTCTTAGATCAATGGATGTTAGGTAGATTAGTTGAGGTTACTGATCAAATATCAAATGCTTATGAAAATTATGAATTTTCAAAATTTTTCCAAATTTTGCAAAGTTTTTGCGTTGTAGATCTATCAAATTTTTATTTGGATATTGCGAAAGATAGGTTGTATGTAAGTTCTAAATCACAATTTAGGAGAAGATCTTGTCAGTTCGTCATGTCAAAAGTTGTTGAAAATTTAGCGGTACTTATTTCTCCAGTGCTTTGTCATATGGCAGAAGATATTTGGCAAAATATTCCATATTCAACTGAAGAAAAATCAGTCTTTCAAAGAGGATGGCCAATATTTTCGCAGTCATGGAAAAATCAGATGCTTAATGAGCACATTGCAAATTTAAGAAATTTGAGAGTTGAAATTAATAAGGCTATAGAAGGATGTAGGAACAAGCAAATAATTGGAGCAGCTTTAGAAACTGAAGTTAATTATTTACCTGAAGATAAAGTTGTAGAGGATTCACTGACTTGGCTAAAAGAATTTGGCAATCAAGATGTAGATGTATTTAGGGATTGGCTTATAGTATCAAACTTCCAAGTGGTATCAGATTTGGTGGAGAATTCTCTGATTATTGATAACAATGTACTTGGTAAAATTCAAATAATGAAAGCTCAAGGTCAAAAATGTGATAGATGTTGGCATTATCAAAAAGAAACGTTTAATGGAATCCAAAATACAAAATTATGTAAAAGATGTTCAAATATTATTAATTTTGAATTTACCTAA
- a CDS encoding fatty acid desaturase gives MKNYVDPPSFWNPTLGLFFGGYFLAFLSIWQWYRGVWPLPLLVATAFLALHIEGTVIHDACHKAAHPVPWINQAMGHGSAILLGFSFPVFTRVHLQHHIHVNHPKNDPDHIVSTFGPIWLIAPRFFYHEVFFFQRKLWRRYELLQWGIERSIFITIILAGLKFDFMNLIYNLWFGPALMVGVTLGIFFDYLPHRPFRSRNKWINSRVYPSKFMNLLIMGQNYHLIHHLWPSIPWFEYKVAYEKTKPLLDKKGSPQRVGIFESKEDIFNFIYDLLIGVRSHRKKRGKIRKIINLYPSLKIKKFLLKIVNKTFIGIN, from the coding sequence ATTAAAAACTATGTAGATCCGCCAAGTTTTTGGAATCCAACATTAGGTTTATTTTTTGGCGGTTATTTTCTGGCTTTCCTTAGCATATGGCAATGGTATAGGGGTGTTTGGCCTTTACCTTTACTTGTAGCCACTGCTTTTTTAGCTTTACATATTGAAGGTACAGTAATCCATGATGCGTGTCATAAAGCTGCTCATCCAGTTCCTTGGATAAATCAAGCAATGGGTCATGGCTCAGCAATTCTTTTAGGGTTTAGCTTCCCAGTTTTTACGAGAGTTCATTTACAACATCATATTCACGTAAATCACCCCAAAAATGATCCAGATCATATTGTCAGTACTTTTGGTCCAATTTGGCTAATTGCTCCAAGATTTTTTTATCATGAGGTATTTTTCTTTCAAAGAAAACTTTGGCGAAGATATGAATTACTACAATGGGGAATTGAAAGATCCATATTCATAACAATTATCTTGGCAGGTTTGAAATTTGACTTTATGAATTTAATTTATAATTTATGGTTCGGCCCAGCATTAATGGTAGGAGTAACTTTAGGAATATTTTTTGATTATTTACCTCACAGACCATTTCGATCAAGAAATAAATGGATAAATTCTCGAGTTTATCCAAGCAAATTTATGAATTTATTAATAATGGGACAAAATTACCATCTCATTCATCATCTTTGGCCTTCGATTCCTTGGTTTGAATACAAAGTAGCTTATGAAAAAACTAAGCCTTTATTGGATAAAAAAGGCTCCCCTCAAAGGGTTGGAATATTTGAAAGTAAAGAAGACATTTTTAACTTTATTTATGACTTATTAATAGGTGTAAGGAGTCATAGAAAAAAGAGGGGGAAAATAAGAAAAATTATAAATTTATATCCAAGCTTGAAAATAAAAAAATTTTTATTAAAGATAGTCAACAAAACATTTATTGGGATCAACTAA
- the gatC gene encoding Asp-tRNA(Asn)/Glu-tRNA(Gln) amidotransferase subunit GatC: MTKITKEEVKKVAHLARLELNENEINNHAEQLENILDYIRQLEKIDTDDVPCTTRAIEVVNVFRKDEKKNSDCNEELLELGPSRENKYFKVPKIINE; this comes from the coding sequence ATGACAAAAATAACTAAAGAGGAAGTAAAAAAAGTTGCTCATTTAGCGAGATTAGAACTTAACGAGAATGAAATCAATAATCATGCAGAACAATTAGAAAATATATTGGATTATATAAGACAACTTGAAAAGATCGATACAGATGATGTCCCCTGTACAACGAGAGCAATAGAGGTTGTAAATGTATTTAGAAAAGACGAAAAGAAAAATTCTGATTGCAATGAAGAACTTTTAGAATTGGGTCCATCAAGAGAAAATAAATATTTTAAAGTACCAAAAATTATTAATGAATGA
- a CDS encoding DNA-3-methyladenine glycosylase has product MEEELFPKNFFYRHSKLVAPDLIGCHLIKKNNEIDQVKGVIVETEAYSQEEEACHGFRKMTESNKSLFGKPGTFYIYKSYGIHHCLNIVTDKENFASGVLIRSIFVSNKNERLASGPGLVTRTFSVDISFNSLEVLNNKFLCISPRDSTLEEKDLIQTTRIGISKAKNIKWRWYLKNSRSVSKRLKGDRTPKFQ; this is encoded by the coding sequence ATAGAAGAAGAATTATTTCCAAAAAATTTTTTTTATCGGCACTCTAAACTTGTTGCTCCTGATTTAATAGGCTGTCACCTCATAAAAAAAAATAATGAGATAGATCAAGTTAAAGGAGTAATTGTTGAAACTGAAGCTTATTCACAGGAAGAAGAAGCCTGTCATGGCTTTCGCAAAATGACAGAATCAAACAAATCATTATTTGGCAAACCTGGCACATTTTATATTTACAAATCTTATGGGATTCATCATTGTCTAAATATAGTTACTGATAAAGAAAATTTTGCGAGTGGTGTTTTGATAAGATCAATTTTTGTATCCAATAAGAATGAAAGATTAGCTTCTGGACCTGGCCTCGTAACTAGAACATTCAGTGTAGACATTTCATTTAACTCACTTGAAGTTCTTAATAACAAATTTTTATGTATTTCTCCACGGGACTCCACTCTAGAAGAAAAAGATCTTATTCAAACTACGAGAATTGGCATATCAAAGGCAAAAAATATAAAATGGCGTTGGTATCTCAAAAATAGTAGGAGTGTAAGTAAAAGATTAAAAGGTGATAGAACACCTAAATTTCAATAG
- a CDS encoding aspartate carbamoyltransferase catalytic subunit, producing MQIWPHKHIHTLANFSIQDYESVFELANRFDALKNAGTKKIPALQGTLVTSLFFEASTRTKNSFELAAKRLSADVQTFAPASSSLTKGETIIDTAITYSAMGADTLVVRHSSSYITFEIAKKLDAINSKTSVLNAGDGLHSHPSQGLLDIYTLIKFFSQKILNPEVLNSKKILIIGDVNHSRVARSNLWALSAFGADIILCGPKTLIPDEFINFLKTPAPNQTEDPVKSRGSITISRSLEESIKNADAIIVLRLQKERMMENLLSSIDSYSLDYGLTPEKLSLNNKEIPILHPGPINRDIEISSKVVDQYPNCLINNQVANGIPIRMALLYLLQKQNK from the coding sequence ATGCAAATTTGGCCTCATAAACATATCCACACACTAGCTAATTTTTCAATTCAAGATTATGAGTCAGTATTTGAATTAGCTAATAGATTTGATGCTCTAAAGAATGCAGGAACAAAAAAGATACCGGCCTTACAAGGAACTTTAGTAACATCTTTATTTTTTGAAGCTAGTACAAGAACAAAAAATAGTTTTGAGCTTGCAGCAAAAAGACTTTCTGCTGATGTCCAAACGTTTGCGCCAGCCTCCAGCTCTTTAACTAAAGGCGAAACAATAATTGATACAGCCATAACTTATTCAGCTATGGGGGCGGATACATTAGTTGTCAGACATTCATCAAGTTACATAACCTTTGAGATCGCAAAAAAACTTGATGCAATAAATTCCAAGACTTCGGTTCTAAATGCGGGAGATGGATTACATAGTCACCCCAGCCAAGGATTGCTTGACATCTATACATTGATAAAATTCTTTTCCCAAAAAATACTGAATCCAGAGGTTTTAAATTCCAAAAAAATTTTAATAATTGGAGACGTTAATCATTCAAGGGTTGCCAGGTCAAACCTTTGGGCTTTGAGTGCATTCGGCGCCGATATAATCTTATGTGGTCCTAAGACATTAATTCCTGATGAATTTATTAATTTTTTAAAAACCCCCGCTCCAAATCAAACAGAAGATCCTGTTAAATCAAGAGGTTCTATAACAATTTCTAGATCATTGGAAGAATCAATAAAAAATGCAGATGCAATCATTGTTTTAAGACTCCAGAAAGAGAGAATGATGGAAAATTTACTGAGTAGCATTGATTCATATAGTTTGGATTATGGCTTAACCCCAGAGAAATTATCTTTAAATAATAAAGAAATTCCAATTCTACATCCCGGTCCCATTAACAGAGATATTGAAATTAGCAGCAAAGTGGTAGATCAATATCCTAATTGCTTAATTAATAATCAAGTTGCAAATGGTATCCCGATAAGAATGGCTTTGCTTTATCTATTACAGAAACAAAACAAGTAA
- a CDS encoding DUF565 domain-containing protein: protein MVVKPQKTKFQLKIVENIQTLSIWANNPWRRYSISLITLLIGYFFGSSLGMVSAVVELMDPVAAFLSVVFIEFLIVLRRNFRFERKKKFLVLLLDSLRLGLFYGFFTESLKLL, encoded by the coding sequence ATGGTTGTTAAACCTCAAAAGACAAAATTTCAGCTAAAAATTGTGGAAAATATTCAGACATTAAGTATTTGGGCTAATAATCCATGGCGAAGATATTCAATATCGTTGATTACACTTTTAATCGGATACTTTTTTGGAAGTTCTCTTGGGATGGTAAGTGCCGTTGTAGAACTCATGGATCCTGTAGCCGCTTTTTTATCAGTAGTTTTTATTGAGTTTTTAATAGTTTTGAGAAGAAATTTTAGATTTGAAAGGAAAAAGAAATTTTTAGTACTTTTATTAGATTCTTTAAGATTGGGATTATTTTATGGTTTCTTTACTGAAAGTCTTAAGTTGCTATAA
- the isiD gene encoding protein IsiD, producing MKFISENKISEELVKSFDEEMTFELAKRLEEDNYNTPFDGLKDWHLLRALAINRPELTTNYTHLLDQEPFDEN from the coding sequence ATGAAATTCATTTCTGAAAATAAAATAAGTGAGGAACTAGTAAAATCTTTTGATGAAGAAATGACCTTTGAGCTCGCTAAAAGGCTAGAGGAGGATAATTATAATACTCCATTTGATGGTTTAAAAGACTGGCACTTACTGAGGGCGCTTGCAATCAATAGGCCTGAATTAACCACAAATTATACCCATCTCCTCGATCAGGAACCTTTCGATGAAAACTAA
- the coaBC gene encoding bifunctional phosphopantothenoylcysteine decarboxylase/phosphopantothenate--cysteine ligase CoaBC: protein MKTKSRDSKIKVLLLITGSIAAVRIPLLVSQLAKENYEIRCVLSKNAEKLIKPLSLSILSRNPCILENDQWSDGQSAPLHIELSNWADILIIAPLTATTLAKWVTGNAEGLIPSILIANIKPIIVAPAMNTQMWLNKAVQTNYKNLQNYENVLSLQPSEGLLACNAIGIGKIPPNDLIQLALEFISSYKQNEYRKDLLNKEILITGGCTSEKIDAARQITNKSSGTMGLLLSQVARFRGAQVKYVHGPLKIDKNLTDGIKRYEIETSVDLIRALNNEISNCDYFFMNAAVSDFKITSDTSAKIPKNQINAHLNQNFELVPDILKTISKSKKDNQVFVGFCAFTGSIEEARMKIKEKIIQKGCDYLFANPIDLEGQGFGFLAQNEGWLFDTNNMEHYINKTSKIDLANKLITQIISLKK, encoded by the coding sequence ATGAAAACTAAAAGTAGGGACTCCAAAATAAAGGTTCTTTTATTAATAACTGGAAGTATTGCAGCTGTAAGAATTCCATTATTAGTTAGCCAATTAGCGAAAGAAAATTATGAAATAAGATGCGTTTTATCAAAAAATGCAGAAAAATTAATAAAGCCTCTTTCTCTTTCTATTTTAAGTAGAAACCCGTGCATTTTAGAAAATGATCAATGGTCTGATGGTCAATCAGCACCTCTTCACATAGAACTAAGTAATTGGGCTGATATTTTAATCATCGCCCCTTTAACAGCGACAACATTAGCAAAATGGGTAACTGGAAATGCAGAGGGATTGATCCCAAGCATCTTAATAGCAAATATAAAGCCAATTATTGTTGCACCCGCAATGAATACACAAATGTGGCTAAATAAAGCTGTCCAAACAAATTATAAGAATTTACAGAATTACGAAAATGTTTTGTCTTTGCAACCAAGTGAAGGTCTCTTAGCATGTAATGCTATTGGTATCGGTAAGATACCTCCTAATGATTTAATCCAACTAGCTCTTGAATTTATATCTTCATATAAACAAAATGAATATCGCAAAGATTTACTGAATAAAGAAATTTTAATAACTGGAGGGTGTACCTCAGAGAAAATTGATGCTGCAAGACAAATTACTAACAAAAGTTCTGGAACTATGGGCCTACTTCTTTCTCAAGTAGCGAGGTTCAGAGGAGCACAAGTAAAATATGTTCATGGTCCTCTGAAAATCGATAAGAATCTTACTGATGGAATAAAAAGATATGAAATTGAAACTAGTGTTGATTTAATTAGAGCACTTAATAATGAAATATCTAATTGCGATTATTTTTTCATGAATGCAGCAGTATCTGATTTCAAAATAACCTCTGATACTTCAGCTAAAATTCCAAAAAATCAAATTAATGCTCATTTGAATCAAAACTTTGAGTTAGTCCCAGATATTTTAAAAACAATTAGTAAATCAAAAAAAGATAACCAAGTTTTTGTAGGCTTTTGTGCTTTTACAGGATCTATCGAAGAAGCACGAATGAAAATTAAAGAAAAGATTATCCAAAAGGGTTGTGATTATCTGTTCGCAAATCCAATTGATCTTGAAGGCCAAGGATTTGGCTTTTTGGCACAAAATGAAGGTTGGTTATTTGATACTAATAATATGGAACACTACATTAACAAAACATCAAAAATTGATTTAGCAAATAAATTAATAACCCAAATTATTTCATTAAAAAAATAA